The Seleniivibrio woodruffii genome contains a region encoding:
- a CDS encoding OmpA family protein, with protein sequence MKKLLVSILALSCVSTAFAYDKGEMYVAPALGYHIFDNDFDADNSVEGAIRLGRFFSNTCALEGEFGFTTTDKDNGEDMNASTVALNGLYHFNTDGLFRPYVLLGVSGQFYDEARAAIAGGVGVKVPFNKTFGLDLRVKDILMTDSFNDIIPSAALTIAFGKPAPAVKAAPAPASVAAPAPKAAEPVKEEAPAAPAKVEAAPAPAAVVVAPVDSDKDGVIDEKDQCPATPAGAPVDIAGCPLDSDGDGVFDYLDKCPGTKAGLKVNAEGCFIAVTLHVNFKTNSNIIADGYDKDITEFAAFLNANPSIKVEIQGHTDSDGNDVYNKNLSQKRADSVVKELVKNGVAADRLTGVGYGESQPIVPNDTAENKLKNRRVEAVVK encoded by the coding sequence ATGAAAAAATTGCTTGTTTCCATTTTGGCACTCTCATGTGTGTCAACCGCCTTTGCATATGATAAAGGCGAAATGTATGTTGCTCCCGCCTTAGGCTATCACATTTTCGATAACGACTTCGATGCTGACAACAGCGTTGAAGGTGCGATCAGACTGGGCAGATTTTTCAGCAACACCTGCGCACTTGAGGGTGAATTCGGCTTCACAACAACGGATAAGGACAACGGCGAAGATATGAACGCTTCCACTGTTGCTCTTAACGGTCTCTACCACTTCAACACTGACGGCCTTTTCCGCCCCTATGTTCTCCTTGGTGTAAGCGGACAGTTCTATGACGAAGCTCGTGCGGCAATCGCCGGCGGAGTCGGTGTTAAAGTTCCTTTTAACAAAACTTTCGGTCTTGACCTTCGTGTCAAAGATATACTGATGACAGACAGCTTCAACGACATCATCCCCTCTGCGGCTCTGACAATTGCTTTCGGCAAACCCGCACCCGCAGTTAAGGCAGCGCCCGCTCCTGCATCCGTAGCGGCTCCCGCTCCCAAAGCAGCAGAACCCGTTAAAGAAGAAGCACCCGCTGCTCCTGCAAAAGTTGAAGCGGCTCCCGCTCCCGCAGCAGTTGTTGTTGCTCCCGTTGACAGCGACAAAGACGGCGTTATCGATGAAAAAGACCAGTGCCCCGCAACTCCCGCCGGCGCACCCGTTGACATCGCAGGATGCCCCCTTGACTCTGACGGCGACGGCGTTTTCGACTACCTCGACAAATGCCCCGGAACAAAAGCAGGTCTTAAAGTTAACGCTGAAGGCTGCTTCATCGCTGTAACACTTCACGTAAACTTCAAAACCAACAGCAACATCATTGCTGACGGTTATGACAAAGACATCACAGAATTTGCAGCTTTCCTGAACGCTAACCCCTCTATCAAAGTAGAGATCCAGGGTCACACTGACAGCGACGGCAACGATGTTTACAACAAAAACCTGTCTCAGAAAAGAGCAGATTCAGTTGTTAAAGAACTCGTTAAAAACGGTGTTGCTGCAGACAGACTTACAGGCGTTGGTTACGGCGAATCTCAGCCTATCGTTCCTAACGACACAGCAGAGAACAAGCTGAAAAACCGCAGAGTAGAAGCTGTAGTTAAGTAA
- a CDS encoding RNA-binding S4 domain-containing protein, whose amino-acid sequence MRLDKFLKVMMLIKRRTVANEMADEGFVKLNGRVAKPSAQLKIGDILEIDSWNMYKRIEICALPEKGSVAKQDVDKYIKLLEYKAKEDVF is encoded by the coding sequence ATGCGGCTTGATAAATTCCTGAAAGTTATGATGCTCATTAAGCGTCGTACGGTAGCTAATGAGATGGCGGATGAAGGGTTTGTAAAGCTGAACGGACGGGTTGCGAAACCCTCGGCTCAGCTTAAGATCGGAGATATCCTTGAAATTGATTCGTGGAACATGTATAAAAGAATAGAAATATGTGCACTTCCCGAAAAGGGGAGTGTGGCTAAACAGGATGTCGATAAATACATTAAGCTTCTGGAGTATAAGGCAAAAGAAGATGTTTTCTGA
- a CDS encoding peptidylprolyl isomerase, giving the protein MAYIRNLKLFMLTALLGILTLNSAHAEIVNRVFAVVGDRVITQYDIETLNPQRLKLIYEKFQGEERQAQIKEYYRENMENLIDNYVIEIAAETEGFRVSDTEAEAAIQDIMQRNNITRKMLDELLAAQHQTYEQYKWKIKIDILSARLMSSVFRAKVVVTDDDFKKFVTQNEKNLDLSDTYELRMMKVSTKEKLDEALKDFNTAKNFADTAKKYSEDKLASDGGYLGWVELGFLDEKIRELIVGMKQGVTKPLEDVDGYRVFYVESYKEKTEVGSDKKENIMRAIKDKKATETFQQWLQDKKEGIFIQRKYAA; this is encoded by the coding sequence ATGGCTTATATCAGAAATCTAAAATTGTTTATGCTGACAGCTCTTCTGGGGATTCTGACTCTAAATAGCGCACATGCAGAGATTGTTAACCGTGTGTTTGCTGTTGTCGGTGACAGGGTCATAACACAGTACGACATAGAAACCCTGAACCCTCAGAGGCTTAAGCTCATTTATGAAAAGTTTCAGGGCGAAGAGCGTCAGGCGCAGATAAAAGAATATTACCGTGAGAACATGGAAAATCTTATAGATAACTATGTCATTGAAATTGCTGCCGAGACGGAGGGTTTCCGTGTTTCCGACACAGAGGCCGAAGCCGCCATTCAGGACATCATGCAGAGAAACAACATAACAAGAAAGATGCTGGACGAACTTCTGGCCGCACAGCACCAGACCTATGAACAGTATAAATGGAAAATTAAGATTGATATCCTCTCAGCCAGACTCATGTCTTCGGTCTTCCGTGCGAAAGTGGTTGTTACAGACGACGACTTTAAAAAATTCGTTACGCAGAACGAAAAAAACCTCGACCTTTCCGATACCTACGAACTGCGTATGATGAAAGTCTCCACAAAGGAAAAACTGGACGAAGCTCTGAAAGATTTCAACACTGCCAAAAACTTTGCAGACACTGCCAAAAAGTATTCAGAGGACAAACTGGCTTCCGACGGCGGCTATCTGGGCTGGGTTGAACTCGGATTTCTGGACGAAAAGATCAGAGAACTTATCGTCGGTATGAAACAGGGTGTAACAAAGCCTCTGGAAGACGTTGACGGCTACAGGGTCTTCTATGTTGAGAGTTATAAAGAGAAGACCGAGGTCGGTTCAGACAAGAAAGAGAACATAATGAGAGCCATTAAAGATAAAAAAGCCACGGAAACTTTTCAGCAGTGGCTTCAGGATAAAAAAGAGGGCATCTTCATTCAGAGGAAATATGCGGCTTGA
- a CDS encoding peptidylprolyl isomerase, with product MKRIFIAAVLLFSCFMILSCGKKEKQEPQAEEQSSRADDASLAETFVTINGEKLTNGDFRDFISYSYAMMDPENRDNRAVMEYLKKDFVRHRLLLQAAKKEGAKIDEKKLNTMLEAFKNEQGEQTIAEMQKQYDLDFSKIEDILRQRVLVTEFLNKKTGRTEVSDKEIKAYYEKRKSELSDVTLAHIYHIVTADEKKAKEALVMMNKGISFEEVAQKYSIAPEGEQGGDLGYIDISTYPDIFSEALKLKKGEVSGVLKSEFGYHIFKLIDVKDKVSSYDYYKAQLKEELYEIKEENKIKDYIDGLYQKSKIVYADSSSGDSDSK from the coding sequence ATGAAAAGAATTTTTATAGCCGCTGTACTGCTCTTTTCCTGTTTTATGATTCTCTCCTGCGGAAAGAAGGAGAAACAGGAGCCGCAGGCCGAAGAGCAGTCATCCAGAGCCGACGACGCATCACTCGCCGAAACCTTTGTCACCATCAACGGCGAAAAACTGACCAACGGTGACTTCAGAGATTTCATATCCTATTCCTATGCCATGATGGATCCTGAGAACAGAGACAACAGAGCTGTCATGGAGTATCTGAAGAAAGACTTTGTCCGCCACAGACTCCTGCTTCAGGCAGCGAAAAAGGAAGGGGCGAAGATCGACGAAAAGAAACTGAACACAATGCTGGAAGCCTTTAAAAATGAGCAGGGCGAACAGACCATAGCCGAGATGCAGAAGCAGTATGACCTTGATTTCAGTAAGATAGAGGATATTCTGCGCCAGCGTGTGCTTGTTACGGAGTTTCTGAACAAAAAGACAGGCCGTACAGAGGTTTCCGACAAAGAGATCAAAGCGTATTATGAAAAGAGAAAAAGTGAACTTTCGGATGTGACGCTTGCTCATATATATCATATTGTCACCGCAGACGAAAAGAAGGCAAAAGAGGCTCTTGTAATGATGAACAAGGGCATCAGCTTTGAAGAGGTGGCGCAGAAATATTCCATAGCTCCCGAGGGCGAACAGGGCGGCGATCTGGGATATATAGACATTTCAACCTATCCGGACATCTTCTCGGAAGCTCTGAAACTGAAAAAGGGCGAGGTCAGCGGTGTGCTGAAATCCGAGTTTGGGTACCATATTTTCAAGCTGATAGACGTTAAGGACAAGGTCAGCTCATATGACTATTATAAGGCTCAGCTGAAAGAAGAGCTTTATGAGATAAAAGAGGAAAATAAAATAAAGGACTATATCGATGGCTTATATCAGAAATCTAAAATTGTTTATGCTGACAGCTCTTCTGGGGATTCTGACTCTAAATAG
- the mfd gene encoding transcription-repair coupling factor translates to MKRFCNLWGCSSVWYFYNHRPEGRVTFFVAANRREYELVLQETKYFFSRSAVLGFPEYTQEPFEEARVLPELISARAATLHTLLSSDAPCIVVTTPYALLKGLPPADVFKSSVINIKVGEDYDRQELEYLLNYAGYVHVELVDGQGEYAFRGDILEVFPADYDNPCLIEFFGDEAERISLIDSATRKPIKTLKQAVLLPASEALFDAEDIKKHITDKDILDKAELYGKYAGCHWLAPAIYGRMSNLLEYAGDSYNFVFFTEDFKTHFTDLLSLADRRRPEGEFFARNFINQSVIYPEYTEKTYQILADIVTETAVSVPYKSSAMLFGHKKGNVYQSMAAAMDIIKSHTDKGYRVVCAIESERLMGLFDNFSVDYGYSAAKISVHSEVTHAGLYLFNEKIRGGFIDEKRLLAVFSDEDIFGVARKKPKRGKKEVYSTSISDLESGDYVVHVDYGIGIYKGLVHENIGGVEGDFLQLEYENGEFLYVPLSSIGQLQKYIGSEGGRPRISSLQTQTWKKLKAQARTRAKKIAFDLLQLYAKRKLEKGFAFNDDGKMVEEFEQLFEFDETDDQLTAIHDVYSDMENQLPMERLVCGDVGFGKTEVAMRAACKAVAGGKQVAVLVPTTVLARQHYLTFKKRFGDLPINVDYISRFRSAKDVREILHKLAKGQIDVLVGTHKLLGKEIEFTDLGLLIIDEEQRFGVAHKEKIKAMKTNVDVLYLSATPIPRTLQLSLSGIRDISVIDTPPVDRLPVITKVVKKDEEIKIAIQRELERGGQVFYLHNKVEDIDQVAAGVRGMLPGARVAFAHGQMEAQALEKILMDFYSGETDVLVCTAIIENGIDIPNVNTIIINNAAHLGLAQIYQLKGRVGRSVRRGYCYLVVPNFSGLSLVAQKRLKIIQQLSDLGSGVKIAFYDLQLRGAGDLLGADQSGFVVKVGYELFIAMIDEAVKELKGITDIFTDTEIITGIPHYIPADYIEDTRLRLDYYRKFSYVVTEEEALGLLDEMAGMFGDPGEQTRNFARIMLLKNLAGRANIEKIYIYSNRLKMKFSKNSPILPQILMESASKCGGMLKFEDEYTLSLLFEKAEKTLRSSAVFLSSIVPERE, encoded by the coding sequence ATGAAGAGATTCTGCAACCTATGGGGATGTTCCTCCGTCTGGTATTTTTATAACCACAGGCCGGAGGGACGGGTCACTTTTTTTGTCGCCGCCAACAGAAGGGAATATGAGCTTGTTCTGCAGGAGACCAAGTATTTTTTCTCCCGCTCGGCGGTGCTGGGGTTTCCGGAATACACTCAGGAGCCTTTTGAGGAGGCCAGAGTTCTGCCGGAGCTGATATCTGCCCGTGCGGCAACTCTCCACACTCTTCTTTCGTCCGATGCGCCCTGCATCGTTGTGACCACTCCATATGCACTGCTGAAAGGTCTTCCCCCCGCAGACGTCTTCAAAAGCTCTGTGATAAACATAAAGGTCGGCGAGGACTATGACAGGCAGGAGCTTGAATATCTGCTGAACTACGCCGGATACGTTCATGTGGAGCTGGTTGACGGACAGGGTGAATATGCCTTTCGGGGGGATATACTTGAGGTTTTCCCTGCGGACTACGACAACCCCTGCCTGATAGAGTTTTTCGGTGACGAGGCGGAGCGAATATCGCTCATCGACTCAGCCACCAGAAAGCCCATCAAAACCCTGAAGCAGGCGGTTCTGCTCCCCGCATCCGAGGCTCTCTTTGACGCTGAGGATATCAAAAAACACATAACGGACAAAGATATACTGGATAAGGCCGAGCTTTACGGCAAATATGCCGGATGCCACTGGCTTGCTCCCGCAATATACGGCCGCATGTCCAACCTGCTGGAATATGCAGGGGACAGCTACAATTTTGTATTTTTCACTGAAGATTTCAAAACACATTTCACCGATCTGCTCTCTCTGGCGGACAGGCGCAGGCCTGAGGGGGAGTTCTTTGCCCGCAACTTCATAAACCAGTCGGTGATATATCCCGAATATACTGAAAAAACCTACCAGATACTTGCGGACATCGTCACGGAGACTGCCGTTTCCGTTCCCTACAAGAGCAGCGCCATGCTGTTCGGCCATAAAAAGGGCAACGTATATCAGTCCATGGCCGCCGCAATGGATATCATAAAAAGTCACACCGACAAGGGCTACAGGGTCGTATGCGCCATAGAGAGCGAACGGCTTATGGGACTTTTCGACAATTTTTCGGTGGACTACGGCTATTCGGCCGCAAAGATCTCCGTTCATTCGGAAGTTACCCATGCCGGACTTTACCTCTTTAATGAAAAGATAAGAGGGGGGTTTATCGACGAAAAACGCCTGCTGGCTGTTTTTTCGGATGAGGATATCTTCGGTGTGGCGCGCAAGAAGCCGAAAAGGGGCAAGAAGGAGGTTTATTCAACCTCCATTTCCGACCTTGAGAGCGGCGACTACGTTGTACACGTCGACTACGGTATCGGTATCTACAAAGGACTGGTACACGAGAATATCGGCGGGGTTGAGGGGGATTTCCTTCAGCTTGAGTACGAGAACGGTGAGTTTCTCTACGTTCCGCTGTCGTCCATCGGTCAGCTCCAGAAATATATCGGTTCCGAGGGCGGCAGACCCCGAATCAGCTCTCTACAGACACAGACATGGAAAAAACTGAAGGCACAGGCCAGAACCCGTGCAAAAAAAATAGCCTTCGACCTGCTCCAGCTCTATGCAAAACGCAAGCTGGAAAAAGGGTTTGCATTCAACGATGACGGAAAGATGGTTGAGGAGTTCGAACAGCTCTTCGAGTTTGACGAGACGGACGACCAGCTCACCGCCATACACGACGTTTACAGCGACATGGAGAATCAGCTTCCCATGGAGAGGCTCGTCTGCGGAGACGTAGGCTTCGGAAAGACGGAAGTTGCCATGCGGGCCGCATGTAAGGCCGTTGCAGGGGGCAAACAGGTTGCGGTGCTGGTGCCGACAACAGTTCTTGCCCGTCAGCACTATCTCACGTTTAAGAAGCGTTTCGGCGATTTGCCCATAAACGTTGACTATATAAGCCGTTTCCGCTCCGCAAAGGACGTGCGGGAGATTCTGCATAAGCTGGCAAAGGGTCAGATAGATGTTCTGGTGGGAACCCACAAGCTCCTCGGCAAGGAGATTGAGTTCACCGATCTGGGGCTTCTCATCATAGACGAGGAGCAGAGGTTCGGTGTCGCCCACAAAGAGAAGATAAAGGCCATGAAGACCAACGTGGACGTTCTTTATCTGTCGGCAACTCCCATTCCAAGAACACTCCAGCTTTCTCTTTCGGGCATCCGTGATATCTCGGTGATAGACACTCCTCCGGTGGACAGACTGCCGGTCATCACAAAGGTTGTTAAGAAGGATGAGGAGATAAAGATTGCCATTCAGCGTGAGCTTGAACGTGGCGGTCAGGTTTTCTATCTGCATAATAAGGTTGAGGATATAGATCAGGTTGCCGCAGGTGTCCGGGGTATGCTTCCCGGAGCCAGAGTCGCTTTTGCCCACGGACAGATGGAGGCTCAGGCGCTGGAAAAGATCCTTATGGATTTTTATTCCGGCGAGACGGACGTTCTGGTATGCACAGCGATCATAGAGAACGGCATCGATATTCCCAACGTAAATACGATAATAATAAACAACGCCGCCCATCTGGGGCTGGCGCAGATATATCAGCTGAAAGGAAGGGTGGGGCGTTCCGTGCGCAGGGGCTACTGCTACCTCGTGGTTCCGAACTTCTCCGGCCTGTCCCTTGTGGCGCAGAAGCGTCTCAAGATAATTCAGCAGCTTTCAGATCTCGGCAGCGGTGTTAAAATAGCCTTTTATGACCTACAGCTCAGGGGTGCGGGGGACCTTCTGGGTGCCGACCAGTCGGGCTTTGTTGTCAAAGTGGGCTATGAGCTGTTCATAGCAATGATAGACGAAGCTGTTAAAGAGCTGAAAGGCATAACGGATATCTTCACCGACACCGAGATAATCACAGGCATACCCCACTACATCCCTGCGGACTATATCGAGGACACACGCCTGAGACTGGACTATTACAGAAAATTCTCATACGTCGTCACAGAGGAGGAGGCTCTGGGGCTTCTGGACGAGATGGCGGGAATGTTCGGCGATCCCGGCGAACAGACGAGGAATTTTGCACGTATAATGCTGCTTAAAAACCTTGCAGGCAGGGCGAACATCGAGAAGATATACATCTATTCCAACAGACTTAAAATGAAGTTTTCAAAGAACAGCCCGATACTTCCGCAGATACTCATGGAGAGCGCATCAAAATGCGGCGGAATGCTTAAATTTGAGGACGAATACACCCTTTCCCTGCTCTTTGAAAAGGCTGAAAAAACTCTTCGGTCTTCGGCTGTTTTCCTTTCGTCCATAGTGCCCGAAAGGGAATAA
- the gmhA gene encoding D-sedoheptulose 7-phosphate isomerase, giving the protein MDKYISSIFEEMKEVQNRFVMESMPVLIAIATEITQCFEKGGKLLICGNGGSAADAQHIAAEFVNRFKMERPPLPAIAITTDTSIITSIGNDYEFNDIFLKQVSALGNENDILWGISTSGNSENVVRALREADRLKIRIIGFTGRDGGKMKGLCDILFQSPTDNTPRIQEIHIAAAHIICQLVDEMMFGKFA; this is encoded by the coding sequence ATGGATAAATACATATCATCTATTTTTGAGGAAATGAAAGAGGTTCAGAATAGGTTCGTTATGGAGAGCATGCCTGTGCTCATCGCCATTGCAACTGAGATAACCCAGTGTTTTGAGAAGGGCGGAAAACTGCTCATCTGCGGAAACGGCGGTTCTGCGGCGGACGCACAGCACATTGCGGCGGAGTTTGTGAACAGGTTCAAGATGGAGCGTCCCCCTCTGCCCGCCATCGCCATAACCACCGACACATCAATAATAACTTCCATAGGAAACGATTACGAGTTCAATGATATATTCCTGAAACAGGTTAGCGCACTGGGCAACGAAAACGATATCCTCTGGGGAATATCCACCAGCGGCAATTCTGAGAATGTTGTTCGTGCTCTGCGTGAGGCCGACAGGCTGAAAATACGCATAATAGGCTTCACAGGAAGGGACGGCGGAAAAATGAAGGGTCTCTGCGACATCCTTTTCCAGTCGCCCACAGACAACACCCCCAGAATACAGGAAATCCACATAGCGGCGGCGCACATAATCTGCCAGCTTGTGGATGAGATGATGTTCGGCAAATTTGCCTGA
- a CDS encoding rhodanese-like domain-containing protein: MKKKVTVIISALLVLVLAVFGIYAYIKNTPRSVKNPLPVPESGELTVEHAAPLFYDGLPADYVVVDVRTAEEYEKEHTEGTVNIPVALFEEAGACGRVMPLLPDTKKIIFVCPFGPRAEEMYYNLTDPKEDEGCGINAEGMYYLNAAVKFKPDRLVVR, from the coding sequence ATGAAAAAGAAAGTAACAGTAATAATATCCGCTTTGCTTGTACTTGTTCTGGCCGTTTTCGGTATTTATGCCTACATAAAAAATACCCCCAGAAGTGTGAAAAATCCCCTGCCTGTTCCTGAAAGCGGCGAACTGACAGTGGAACATGCCGCACCGCTGTTTTATGACGGTCTGCCTGCCGACTATGTTGTTGTGGATGTCAGGACTGCGGAGGAGTATGAAAAGGAGCACACCGAAGGCACTGTAAATATTCCCGTTGCGCTTTTTGAAGAGGCTGGAGCCTGCGGAAGGGTCATGCCCCTGCTGCCCGACACCAAAAAGATAATCTTCGTCTGTCCTTTCGGCCCCCGTGCGGAGGAGATGTACTACAACCTCACAGACCCCAAAGAGGACGAGGGATGTGGGATAAACGCCGAAGGGATGTATTATCTCAACGCCGCCGTTAAGTTTAAGCCGGACAGGCTTGTTGTAAGATAA
- a CDS encoding sensor histidine kinase, producing the protein MYQNKEKFKRYYFVTTFAVIAAIVMAFGIGFVVEEHRNFEETLRINRINLLESKKETLKGVVDSVAQQVSLSIDDSERLLGERIDERLNIAYEVAMSNYNIAKDDADARRDIKAALSGMVWGNNYVFIFDTDGYVISSPIQKHLEGRNILESPNKAMRETMLSSIKKLKTAETVSAVSPWRKPDSKEVAVKHYKLRVFRPLNWVIGYGEYVDDFTLETQQKIIKQLESIKLPEDGYIFMADYNGTSLTKPAKGKLMLNIQDSDGKYIVKDMIALAKMGGGFYEYQMPPFPGLKPETKLSYVTGIKGWNWYVGTGIYLTDFENTYAARMKEARKDARKELIMMMALLSAVLAVSGVITFMMSNRMEKLINRHSKEMQRKNEELRQLNTSLETKVQEKTAELTALNSSLEQRIREEIEKNREQEHIMFQQGRLAAMGEMLSNIAHQWRQPLNNIGLYIQDIQDAHETGRLDNEYMNRSADTCLDIIQHMSLTIDNFRDFFKPDKERVLFDVNDCIRHSITLLVAGIENSRIGISTDLKAVGKVTGVPGEYSQVLINIITNAKDALINSNSPNPQIKIRSFSFNGTVTVEIEDNAGGIPAEICDKIFQPYFTTKQDGQGTGIGLYFSKIIIEKNMGGKISFSNSDSGAIFTVQLPEVAEESSYL; encoded by the coding sequence GTGTATCAGAATAAAGAAAAGTTTAAACGTTACTACTTTGTGACAACTTTCGCAGTAATAGCGGCGATAGTCATGGCTTTCGGAATCGGATTTGTGGTGGAGGAACACCGTAACTTCGAAGAAACCCTGAGGATCAACCGCATCAACCTGCTGGAAAGCAAAAAAGAGACGCTCAAAGGCGTCGTGGACAGTGTCGCCCAGCAGGTCAGCCTGTCTATTGATGATTCTGAACGCCTTCTTGGCGAAAGAATAGACGAACGCCTCAACATTGCATATGAAGTTGCAATGTCAAACTATAACATAGCCAAGGACGATGCTGATGCCAGAAGGGACATAAAGGCTGCACTCTCCGGCATGGTCTGGGGCAACAACTACGTTTTCATCTTCGATACCGACGGATACGTCATAAGCTCCCCCATCCAGAAACACCTTGAAGGCAGAAACATTCTGGAAAGCCCGAACAAAGCCATGCGGGAGACGATGCTCTCATCAATTAAGAAACTTAAAACTGCGGAAACTGTCAGTGCTGTTTCCCCCTGGAGAAAGCCCGACAGTAAGGAAGTCGCAGTAAAGCATTACAAACTAAGGGTGTTCCGCCCGCTTAACTGGGTTATAGGCTACGGGGAATACGTTGACGATTTCACACTGGAGACCCAGCAAAAGATAATCAAACAGCTTGAATCCATAAAACTCCCTGAAGACGGCTACATCTTCATGGCCGACTATAATGGAACCTCCCTTACGAAACCCGCCAAGGGAAAACTCATGCTGAATATACAGGATTCGGATGGCAAATATATCGTAAAGGATATGATTGCTCTGGCAAAAATGGGCGGCGGATTCTATGAGTATCAGATGCCCCCTTTCCCCGGCTTGAAACCGGAAACAAAACTCAGCTATGTTACGGGTATCAAAGGCTGGAACTGGTATGTGGGAACCGGAATCTACCTGACCGACTTTGAAAACACCTATGCCGCCCGCATGAAAGAAGCAAGAAAAGATGCCCGCAAAGAGCTGATAATGATGATGGCTCTGCTGTCGGCGGTTCTTGCGGTCTCTGGAGTTATTACCTTTATGATGTCGAACCGGATGGAAAAGCTCATAAACAGGCACAGCAAGGAGATGCAACGGAAAAACGAGGAACTGCGCCAGCTGAACACCTCTCTGGAAACAAAGGTTCAGGAGAAGACGGCGGAACTGACAGCACTGAACTCATCCCTAGAACAGCGAATACGCGAGGAGATAGAGAAGAACAGGGAGCAGGAACACATTATGTTTCAGCAGGGCAGGCTCGCGGCCATGGGCGAAATGCTCTCAAACATTGCCCACCAGTGGCGGCAGCCCCTTAACAACATAGGACTTTATATTCAGGATATTCAGGATGCCCACGAAACCGGCAGACTGGACAACGAATATATGAACAGATCGGCAGACACCTGTCTGGACATCATCCAGCACATGTCGCTCACAATAGACAATTTCCGGGACTTCTTCAAACCAGACAAGGAGAGAGTGCTCTTCGACGTTAACGACTGCATAAGACACAGCATAACCCTTCTGGTTGCGGGAATTGAGAACAGCAGAATAGGCATAAGCACCGACCTGAAAGCTGTCGGCAAGGTTACCGGGGTTCCGGGGGAATATTCGCAGGTGCTCATAAACATCATAACAAACGCCAAAGACGCTCTGATAAACAGCAACAGCCCGAACCCGCAGATAAAGATACGCTCTTTCAGCTTCAACGGAACCGTCACCGTTGAAATTGAGGATAACGCAGGGGGCATCCCCGCAGAGATATGCGACAAGATATTCCAGCCCTATTTCACAACAAAGCAGGACGGTCAGGGCACAGGAATAGGCCTCTACTTCTCCAAGATAATCATTGAAAAGAACATGGGCGGCAAGATATCATTCAGCAATTCCGACAGCGGAGCAATATTCACAGTTCAGCTGCCGGAGGTGGCCGAAGAAAGCTCTTATCTGTAG
- a CDS encoding cupin domain-containing protein, giving the protein MSFIDTEKLEKEMFKGAKARFVHSENMTLSLWRFEAGAELPAHSHPHEQMTKLLSGVFELTVGDEVKVMTLSDVAMIPSGVEHKGRAISDCEMLDVFYPVREDYR; this is encoded by the coding sequence ATGTCGTTCATTGATACTGAAAAATTAGAAAAAGAAATGTTTAAAGGTGCAAAGGCCAGATTTGTTCATTCGGAGAACATGACGCTCTCTCTGTGGCGTTTTGAGGCCGGAGCCGAGCTTCCCGCACATTCCCATCCCCACGAGCAGATGACAAAGCTGCTCAGCGGTGTTTTCGAGCTGACGGTGGGCGATGAGGTGAAGGTCATGACCCTGAGCGATGTTGCCATGATTCCTTCGGGAGTTGAGCACAAGGGCAGGGCAATATCCGACTGCGAAATGCTGGACGTTTTTTATCCCGTGCGTGAGGACTACAGATAA